A DNA window from Anaerocolumna sp. AGMB13020 contains the following coding sequences:
- a CDS encoding sialate O-acetylesterase, protein MAGFAKAQDLDKEKNPRILVLGFDDNLELGRVANKWDIACPPLHEAWAGAVGVGDWFSKTIIDRYPAGDVIGLVPCALSGQKIETFMKSDDSKYDWIVERGKMAQQKGGIIEGILFHQGESNNGDPTWPGKVDTLVNDLKKDLNLGDIPVLVGELLYTGGCAGHNVLVNQLPGIIKNCHLITAKDLVVEPSDTEWNLHFSHDSEVTLGKRYAEKMIEVLNL, encoded by the coding sequence ATGGCTGGATTTGCTAAAGCACAGGACTTAGACAAGGAGAAAAACCCACGTATCCTGGTACTCGGCTTTGATGATAACCTGGAGCTTGGAAGAGTAGCTAATAAGTGGGATATTGCATGTCCTCCTCTGCATGAAGCCTGGGCTGGAGCTGTCGGAGTTGGCGATTGGTTTAGCAAAACTATCATTGATAGATATCCTGCCGGTGATGTCATCGGACTTGTTCCCTGTGCTCTCAGCGGTCAGAAAATTGAGACATTTATGAAATCCGATGATAGTAAATATGACTGGATTGTGGAACGTGGGAAGATGGCGCAACAGAAAGGCGGAATTATCGAGGGTATTCTTTTCCATCAGGGTGAATCTAATAATGGTGACCCAACATGGCCTGGTAAAGTAGATACCCTGGTGAATGATCTTAAGAAGGACTTAAATCTGGGAGACATTCCTGTTCTTGTGGGTGAACTTCTTTATACCGGAGGATGTGCAGGACATAATGTGCTTGTAAACCAGTTACCAGGTATTATAAAGAACTGCCATTTGATCACCGCCAAGGACCTTGTGGTAGAACCGAGTGATACGGAGTGGAACCTGCATTTTAGTCATGATTCCGAAGTTACTCTTGGTAAAAGATATGCTGAAAAAATGATTGAAGTACTGAATTTGTAA
- a CDS encoding TetR/AcrR family transcriptional regulator, whose translation MNIEERNPTRKRIIESLFTLLVKKDYNDITVSRIIDKAELGRRTFYRHFKSKDDVISYLTKLLMNDFANTIVHNHAETQEGIITSYFEFWENHIDLLKLLNKAHLLYFIEDNFPQLIFEVALKTGHINNDIKEARALKEYEKHKYEFSIKLGGIWKATIIWSLESPRKSPIEMSRIINDIIK comes from the coding sequence ATGAATATTGAAGAGAGAAACCCGACTAGAAAAAGGATTATAGAATCTTTATTTACATTGTTAGTAAAGAAAGATTACAATGATATTACAGTATCTCGGATTATTGACAAGGCAGAATTGGGGAGAAGAACATTTTACAGACATTTTAAATCGAAAGATGATGTTATAAGTTACTTAACAAAATTGCTTATGAATGATTTTGCTAATACTATTGTGCATAATCATGCCGAAACGCAGGAAGGAATCATAACTTCCTATTTTGAGTTTTGGGAAAATCATATAGATTTGCTAAAATTATTAAATAAAGCTCATCTGCTTTATTTTATTGAGGATAATTTTCCTCAACTTATTTTTGAGGTTGCCTTAAAAACAGGTCATATTAATAATGATATAAAGGAAGCCAGGGCATTAAAAGAATACGAAAAACATAAATATGAATTTTCTATTAAACTGGGTGGAATTTGGAAGGCAACTATTATATGGTCACTAGAAAGTCCTCGGAAAAGCCCAATAGAAATGAGTAGAATAATTAATGATATTATAAAATAA